In Chitinophaga oryzae, the sequence ATACAGGGGCTGGTTGGCAGCGAGGCCGCCATCCAGATACAGTCCATGATCCGCAACGCCACTCTGTCCAACGATATGAGCTGGGCCACCATGGTGGGTTTCGTTACGCTGATTATCGGCGCCACGGGGGTGTTTGCGGAGATACAGGACTCCATCAATTTTATATGGGGCCTGAAATCAAAACCCAAGAAAAACGGCCTGCTGCGCATGCTGATCAACCGTCTGCTCTCTTTTTCGCTGGTAGTCAGCATGGGCTTTATTTTGCTGGTATCGCTGGCGGTGAACGGCCTGGTAGAGGTGTTCCGGAACGTACTGGCCCAGCTGATCCCCACCAAGCTCACCACTACGCTGATCGTATATGTGGCCGACCTTGTAGTACCTTTCCTGGTGATCACCACCCTGTTTACCATTATCTTTAAAGTGCTGCCGGATGCCCGGATCAAATGGAAGGATGTGAGGGTGGGCGCCATCGCCACCGCCGTGTTGTTCATGATCGGTAAATTCGCCATCGGCTACTACCTCGGCGCCAGCAAGGTAAGCTCTACCTACGGGGCCGCCGGCTCAGTGGTCATTATACTGCTGTGGGTATACTATTCCGCAGCCATCCTTTATTTCGGGGCGGTCTTTACCCGGGTATATATACGCCACTCCGGAAGGGAGATCTATCCCAATGACTACGCTGTCTGGATAAAACAGGTAGAGGTGCCCCATGAGCCGCCCGCCCCGTCTGACACCGTAGAAGAAGGGTAAATGTATACCTTTTATTAAGATATATATTATAAAATAATTACAATCAAATTTTCAAAATAGGCATTTATCTTTGCGCCACTATGTCTACAGA encodes:
- a CDS encoding YihY/virulence factor BrkB family protein encodes the protein MNTKPGKLRLLWTVLKESGSAFIDDKVMKLSAALAYYTIFSVAPMLIIIIFFCDLFLGKDAVEGSIYGQIQGLVGSEAAIQIQSMIRNATLSNDMSWATMVGFVTLIIGATGVFAEIQDSINFIWGLKSKPKKNGLLRMLINRLLSFSLVVSMGFILLVSLAVNGLVEVFRNVLAQLIPTKLTTTLIVYVADLVVPFLVITTLFTIIFKVLPDARIKWKDVRVGAIATAVLFMIGKFAIGYYLGASKVSSTYGAAGSVVIILLWVYYSAAILYFGAVFTRVYIRHSGREIYPNDYAVWIKQVEVPHEPPAPSDTVEEG